The following are encoded together in the Funiculus sociatus GB2-C1 genome:
- a CDS encoding clan AA aspartic protease yields the protein MQVRLTNAIDEELVNRGLLNPNLLRVYETQALVDTGATRTVLPMDIVQHLGLRIMSQQVAKYADGREEAVGLTGPVIIEIEGRQTIEATMVTGNQVLIGQTVLETLDLLVDCKNQRLVPNPAHPDYPVLRV from the coding sequence GTGCAGGTAAGGCTAACAAATGCGATTGATGAAGAGTTAGTAAATCGCGGACTGCTTAACCCAAATTTATTGCGCGTGTATGAAACACAAGCACTTGTAGATACTGGCGCTACACGCACTGTGCTACCTATGGATATAGTGCAGCACCTTGGTTTAAGGATTATGAGTCAACAGGTAGCTAAATATGCTGATGGTAGAGAGGAAGCAGTCGGGCTGACAGGGCCTGTCATCATTGAAATAGAAGGTCGTCAGACTATCGAAGCAACAATGGTGACAGGGAATCAAGTGTTGATAGGTCAGACTGTATTGGAGACGTTAGATTTACTTGTAGATTGTAAAAATCAGCGCCTAGTTCCAAATCCCGCACATCCTGACTATCCAGTGTTGCGAGTATAG
- a CDS encoding photosystem II manganese-stabilizing polypeptide yields MRYRAFIVAFLALCLGVLTACSEGPANATSAPTPLTYDQIRGTGLANSCPQLSETTRSSIPIDPSQTYKVTNLCLQPTSFFVKEESANKRQAAQFVPGKLLTRYTSSIDQVLGELKVDENNRLSLVEEDGLDFQATTVQLPGGERVPFLFTIKNLVAKSQPGMDSINTSTDFEGEFNVPSYRGATFLDPKGRGVASGYDNAVGLPAQSDSQELTRANVKRVDTLKGNISLQVAKVDNVTGEIAGTFESEQPSDTDLGAGEVKEVKIRGIFYARVAPDQA; encoded by the coding sequence ATGAGGTATCGCGCTTTCATTGTTGCCTTCCTGGCATTATGCTTGGGGGTACTAACTGCTTGTAGTGAAGGTCCAGCCAACGCGACTTCCGCTCCAACTCCACTCACCTACGACCAGATCCGAGGCACGGGTCTAGCAAATAGCTGCCCTCAACTCTCTGAAACGACTCGCAGTTCTATTCCCATCGATCCTAGCCAGACATACAAAGTTACTAACCTGTGCTTACAGCCGACCAGCTTCTTTGTCAAAGAAGAATCTGCCAACAAACGGCAAGCCGCCCAATTCGTTCCCGGCAAGTTGTTGACACGGTATACATCTAGCATCGACCAGGTGCTAGGTGAACTGAAAGTAGATGAAAATAACCGTCTAAGCTTGGTTGAAGAGGATGGTCTCGACTTCCAAGCCACAACTGTTCAGCTGCCTGGTGGCGAACGAGTACCCTTCCTGTTCACAATTAAAAACCTGGTTGCCAAAAGTCAGCCCGGAATGGACAGCATTAACACCTCGACCGACTTTGAGGGCGAGTTTAACGTTCCCTCCTATCGGGGGGCAACTTTCCTCGATCCCAAAGGTCGCGGTGTAGCGAGTGGCTATGATAATGCAGTAGGACTCCCAGCCCAATCCGATTCTCAGGAACTGACTCGTGCTAATGTCAAGCGTGTAGACACCCTGAAGGGTAACATTTCTCTGCAAGTCGCCAAGGTGGATAACGTCACCGGTGAAATTGCCGGAACCTTTGAAAGCGAACAGCCTTCCGATACTGATCTAGGAGCTGGCGAAGTTAAAGAAGTTAAAATTCGCGGCATTTTTTATGCGCGGGTTGCACCAGATCAGGCTTAA
- a CDS encoding serine/threonine-protein kinase, with translation MPIDAPLPVGSVLENRYCVVRELGQGGFGRTYLAEDTNRYSEHCVLKEFLPQVQGSKELQKAEELFMREAGVLYQLQHPQIPRFRELIRVNLGGTESLFLVQEYVEGQTYCDLLKAGKPFDEAQVVQLLRQILPVLDYIHSLGVVHRDISPDNLIQRSSDKLPVLIDFGGVKQVAVNAASQFSGQMPATRLGKEGYAPEEQIRQGNAFPCSDLYALAVTVLVLLTCKEPQKLFDSFQATWRWRQEAKVSPMLAIILDKMLAYYPGDRYQSAREVLQALPSGNPLFSQVPTMNVVGSPAYQIPPTTISQKSKSPSVSIPNPIHKLTWLKFWKTGISVSLILAVGVGAWTLIKSRLSSFPPAISSPLPADGSLSKKEQDFVAEITKRRQALKISETVFIRQVDEIFYQKYPELKQRSLTTKPEDARFRIDWYQIANDELNKLEKGAQL, from the coding sequence ATGCCTATCGACGCACCTCTTCCCGTCGGGTCAGTTCTAGAAAACCGCTATTGTGTCGTGCGAGAATTGGGGCAAGGTGGCTTTGGACGTACCTATCTTGCAGAAGATACCAATCGGTACAGTGAGCATTGCGTACTTAAAGAATTTTTACCACAAGTTCAAGGCAGCAAGGAATTACAAAAAGCTGAAGAGTTATTTATGCGGGAAGCTGGGGTTCTTTATCAGCTGCAACACCCGCAGATTCCTCGTTTCCGAGAATTGATCCGAGTCAATCTTGGCGGTACGGAATCCCTATTTTTGGTGCAAGAGTATGTAGAGGGGCAAACCTACTGCGATTTGTTAAAAGCAGGGAAGCCGTTTGACGAGGCCCAAGTAGTTCAACTGCTGCGGCAAATTCTACCAGTATTGGACTACATCCATTCGCTAGGGGTGGTGCATCGAGATATATCCCCTGATAACTTGATTCAGAGGAGTTCCGATAAGTTGCCAGTTTTAATTGACTTTGGTGGCGTTAAGCAAGTAGCAGTAAATGCTGCCTCCCAGTTTAGCGGACAGATGCCCGCTACTCGGTTAGGTAAGGAAGGTTACGCACCAGAGGAACAAATACGCCAAGGAAATGCTTTTCCTTGTAGCGATTTGTACGCTTTGGCAGTTACAGTTTTGGTGTTGCTAACTTGCAAAGAACCCCAGAAACTTTTCGATAGTTTTCAGGCAACTTGGCGGTGGCGACAAGAGGCGAAGGTTAGTCCTATGTTAGCGATTATTTTGGATAAAATGTTAGCTTATTATCCGGGCGATCGCTATCAGTCAGCTAGAGAAGTTCTCCAAGCCCTCCCGTCTGGAAATCCCCTTTTTTCTCAAGTTCCTACTATGAACGTTGTAGGTAGCCCCGCCTATCAAATTCCTCCAACAACTATCAGTCAAAAAAGTAAAAGTCCCAGTGTTTCCATTCCTAACCCAATTCACAAGCTGACTTGGTTAAAATTTTGGAAAACAGGAATTAGTGTAAGTCTGATTTTGGCAGTCGGAGTCGGGGCTTGGACTTTAATAAAATCCCGTTTATCCTCCTTTCCTCCAGCAATATCTTCGCCATTACCTGCCGATGGTTCGCTAAGTAAAAAAGAGCAGGATTTTGTAGCTGAAATAACTAAGCGTCGCCAAGCTTTGAAGATTTCCGAAACGGTTTTTATTCGTCAAGTTGATGAAATTTTTTATCAGAAGTATCCAGAATTAAAGCAACGCAGTTTGACAACTAAGCCAGAAGATGCACGTTTCCGAATTGATTGGTACCAAATTGCTAATGACGAACTAAATAAGTTAGAAAAAGGCGCTCAATTATAG
- a CDS encoding phosphoglucomutase/phosphomannomutase family protein, which produces MPLAVNPIKFGTDGWRGIIAADFTFERLTLVAPLAAQVLADVYGETTSQRTIIVGYDRRFMSETFAFETALAVQAAGFDVLLSDSYAPTPAFSWAAYQQKALGALVITASHNPGPYSGLKVKGAFGGSVPPEITQKIEALLAKESSPVQGKPGSLERFDPWSNYCEELRAKVDIGCIQDAIAQKKLSVFADVMHGAAASGLEKLLATPIQEINSSRDPLFGGSAPEPLPRYLSQMFRQMRTHRRSSGEGLAVGFVFDGDSDRIAAVDGQGNFLSSQILIPILIEHMASRRGLTGEVVKTVSGSDLFPRVASLYNLPVYETPIGYKYIADRMLSTQVLVGGEESGGIGYGNHIPERDGLLSALYLLEAIAQSGLDLSELYQRLQEKTSFTSAYDRIDLPLASMNVRSRLLEQLQKSPLTEIAGQSVTDCLTIDGYKFRLANDSWLMIRFSGTEPVLRLYCEAPTLKQVYQTLDWAKNWANSV; this is translated from the coding sequence ATGCCGCTTGCTGTTAATCCGATTAAGTTTGGTACAGATGGCTGGCGAGGTATCATCGCCGCAGATTTCACCTTCGAGCGTTTAACGCTTGTGGCACCGTTGGCGGCACAAGTCCTGGCAGATGTCTATGGTGAGACGACAAGTCAGCGCACGATCATTGTGGGCTACGATCGGCGCTTTATGTCGGAAACTTTTGCTTTTGAGACGGCTCTTGCAGTGCAAGCTGCGGGATTTGATGTGCTGTTGAGCGATAGTTATGCCCCAACACCAGCATTTAGCTGGGCGGCTTATCAACAAAAGGCTCTAGGGGCTTTGGTGATTACGGCAAGTCATAATCCAGGCCCATATTCGGGGTTAAAAGTCAAGGGAGCATTTGGGGGTTCGGTTCCCCCAGAAATTACGCAAAAGATAGAAGCACTGTTGGCTAAGGAATCGTCGCCAGTCCAAGGAAAGCCTGGAAGTTTGGAGAGGTTCGACCCGTGGTCTAATTATTGTGAAGAGCTACGGGCTAAAGTGGATATTGGCTGCATTCAGGATGCGATCGCGCAAAAGAAACTCAGTGTTTTTGCCGATGTGATGCACGGTGCGGCGGCATCCGGACTTGAAAAACTGTTGGCAACGCCAATTCAGGAAATTAATAGTTCTCGCGATCCTTTATTTGGTGGAAGTGCGCCGGAACCTTTACCGCGTTACCTTTCCCAGATGTTCCGGCAGATGCGGACTCACCGCCGCAGCAGTGGTGAGGGGTTGGCAGTAGGATTTGTGTTTGATGGAGATAGCGATCGCATTGCTGCTGTCGATGGGCAAGGAAATTTCCTCAGTTCCCAAATACTCATCCCGATTTTAATTGAACACATGGCATCGCGGCGGGGACTGACGGGCGAAGTGGTAAAAACAGTCAGCGGTTCCGATTTGTTTCCCCGCGTAGCGTCTCTGTACAATCTGCCAGTGTATGAGACACCGATAGGCTATAAGTACATCGCCGACCGGATGTTATCAACTCAGGTGTTAGTAGGCGGCGAAGAGTCTGGAGGCATTGGCTACGGCAATCATATCCCAGAGCGGGATGGGCTGCTGTCAGCACTGTATTTGTTGGAAGCGATCGCCCAGTCGGGGCTAGACTTAAGCGAACTTTACCAACGCTTGCAGGAGAAAACAAGTTTTACCTCAGCTTACGATCGGATTGACTTACCTTTAGCGAGTATGAACGTGCGATCGCGTTTACTCGAACAACTGCAAAAATCGCCTTTAACTGAAATTGCGGGTCAGTCAGTAACAGACTGTCTGACAATTGATGGTTATAAGTTCCGTTTAGCCAATGACAGTTGGTTGATGATTCGCTTCAGCGGTACGGAACCCGTTTTGCGACTGTACTGCGAAGCACCAACTCTCAAGCAGGTTTATCAGACCTTAGACTGGGCGAAAAATTGGGCTAATTCAGTTTGA